Sequence from the Sardina pilchardus chromosome 15, fSarPil1.1, whole genome shotgun sequence genome:
gtgtgtaatctcaGGCCCACCAGAGTTGCACTCAGAGagcagtgtgtttctgtgtgtgtttctgtgtgtgtttcatgtgtgtgtaatctcaGGCCCACCAGAGTTGTACTCAGAGAGcagtgtgtttcatgtgtgtgtttcatgtgtgtgtaatctcaGGCCCACCAGAGTTGTACTCAGAGAGCAGTGTGTTCTCGGGGCCTGTGGGCGGTGTGGTCCTGGTGCGGTGTTTCTACGGCGACCGTCTGCGGAGCGGAGAGAAGAAGTGGTGCCGGAGCGGCACGAGTGTATGTCTGACCGCCGGCCGCACCTCCAGGCTGTACAAGTACGCGCTGGACACAGACCCTCGGACCGGAGCGCTGAGCGTGACCATCCGGGACCTGAGGCCCGCGGACCAGGGCTGGTACTGGTGCACAGGAGGGGACACACAGCTGCCCGTGTACGTGGCCGTGTCCACcaagacaaacacacccaccgTCACACAACGTGAGTCTGCCACTAACACACCCACCGTCACACAACGTGAGTCTACCACTAACACACCTCCCGTCACACAACGTGAGTCTGCCACTAACACACCCACCGTCACACAACGTGAGTCTACCACTAACACACCTCCCGTCACACAACGTGAGTCTACCACTAACACACCAACCATCACACAACGTGAGTCTGACCATGTTTTTGACCTTtttacaaatatataaatattttgCTGACTTGACTCAacacatcttgaatttccccttggggatcaataaagtatctatccatctatctatctatctatccatctatctatctatctatctatcttgtgaAGGATTGTTTATGTGTAATTAACTGATGGTAACAAACATGCACTACACAGTTGATATAGTCACTCAATACAGTCAATGCAACAGAATGACTTCAACAATGCCTTCAAAATCAACAAATTTATGTAACTGAACTTAGTTTTGGTTTTTCTGTCTTTGCATTTTTACTGTTTGTTCATTCATCAATCAATTCAAACTCTTTCCATTTATCCACGTATTCTAAAgttacactcttaaaacgactGTGCTGAAAGCACCACAACTtgcgttgtttttaacacacctctgtgtccagatagggataaCACATTCGTTTTAGGAGTGTAAGCAATCCTttgaattattgttttacagGAGAGAAAACATCTACAACTCATACCACCACAGCAGTGCAAACAGGTCAGTCTTAATTCTGTTctcagtgtatgtatgtatgtgttcatgtacagtatgtatgtatgtatgtatgtatgtatgtatgtatgtgtacatgtacatgtatgtatgtatgtatggatatgtatgtatttatgtctcTTTTTTaatgaaggcattaagatcaatttccaaaagatgatttttatACATCTTTTTAGTCACCTTTAATATGTAAACGTATGGCCacaactgtatgtatgtatgtatgtacagtatgtatgtatgtatgtgtgtatgtactgtatgtatgtactgtatgtatgtatgtatgtatgtactgtatgtgtatctcACGGACTGAATTACAGTTAGAGTTCTGATTTGATTAATCACTCAATTGGCCAACAGCGAGAGCAACATTAGCAAGTGAAGCTCCAGCACCGCTGCAGACCAGTGTAGAGGCGACCCCCCACGCCACCCAGACGAGGATACGGTAGCAGAGCTCCACTCAGGGGCGACCCCCCCACGCCACTCAGGGGTGACCCCCCCACGCCACTCAGGGGTGACCCCCCCACGCCACTCAGCCGAGGATACAGCCGCAGGGGAAGAGCACCACGCAGAGCTCAGCATTGTGAAGTACGGCCTCATGCTCATTAGGAGAAAGTTGTTCTCAGTATTTGCCtattcataaacaaataaatacattctcAACATCAGGCTATTGATTAATGACATTGGCATATAATTACATCACTACTGTAGAATGTATGTTCTTACAATAGTGTAGTGTTTACTGCTTATGGTCATTACTGTTATTATGATGATGTAAGTTGCTTTTTAAATATGTGTCTCCTAAGTAATCACATCACCGCTCAGAACGCAGTGTTGAGAAGTACATCTTATGGtcattacagtatattatattattttattatattaaatattatattTAGGCTATTCTCAGAATGAGACTATTTATCATCTCAAATTGGTTGTTTCCCTTTGGTTAAATCTTACAATTGTAGTGAAAAGTTTACTGCTTTTTGTCGTTATTGTTATTATGGTGATGTCTAAAttgttttggataaaagtgtctgctcagtaggctaacattaacttaattaaccataaccataaccctccGAGACATAATAAACCCTTCCTATCTACTCTGTAGGATCCCCTCACTGGAAATACTTCTGAAAATTCCTCTTGCAGTGGTTTACCTGGTTTGTCTGGTAGTGGCGATAAAAAAACATTGTGGTAAGTCAGCGACGCTATCGGTTGCATTTCAGATTTGTGGATGAGTGAAAGGCTTCCTGTCTTGAGGAAGTCTTTGAGGGTACATATGTGACACTTGCTGCTCTAAGTGTCACTCTGCTCTGTAGCGCGCGTGGTGAGGAGAGTGCTTGAGGGTAGACTACAGTCTGAAATGTCTCACCAAATTGTTAACCACAGTTTAGCAACTAGTTTAAGCCTATATGTCCACCATGTAGACACATTGCTTTTGTGGGAAGATGTTATTGCCCTTGTGGATGTGTAAGGTAATGTGTTTCCATTGTGGATGTGTAAGGTAATATGTTTCCATTGTTCTTTGTTAGAAGTTAACAGATGAGAGTACGCCGGAAAATGGAGGTGGAGAAGCAGAAATGGGAAACTTGCGCTCGAGAACCGCCGTTCTAACGGAACAAGACCACACACGAGCCCCTCAGTTCTAACGGAACAAGACCACACACGAGCCCCTCAGTTCTAACGGAACAAGACCGCACACCAGCCCCGCAGTTCTAACGGAACAAGACCGCACACTATAGCTCCTCGGCGCTAACGGAACAAGACCGCACACCAGCCCCTCAGTTCTAACGGAACAAGACCGCACACCAGCCCCTCGGTGCTAACGGAACAAGACCGCACACCAGCCCCGCAGTTCTAACGGAACAAGACCGCACACCAGCCCTGCAGTTCTAACGGAACAAGACCGCACACTATAGTTCCTCGGTGCTAACGGAAGTGGACCACAGAATCAGTCACCAACGGGCCACTTCTGAGGACTGAACCGTAAAGAAAAAGCGGAAGTGTAAGAGCATGGGCGCTGTGGGGCTAAATTTGGGCCCGATGATGACAGATCATTCTGGgcctcctgccagtgctaggcccttagaatcgtcctaactacccccccccccccccagcggcGCCCCAGCATAACACGTGAAATAAACGCCTCTCAAGCAACACAGGATGCTCACAGGAAGCTGAACTTGATCTCTGAACACACATGACTTTCAAGTCACACAATAGAACTTCCCACAAAGTGTCTTTATGTTTGCGTATGTTTGTTTTCGTTCATATAACTTTATTTGAAGCTATTCTTTTTAACCAATGTATTTTGGATACAATTAATTTTTATCTTAGTCTAACCGGTAGTTTTTTGTAgtctcacacagagacaaatgaCACTTTGTCTCCCCTACTGGGGGCGTAGGAAAccagtcatatactgtatgtccacccacaatgttcacacacattaaaacccaCTAAGGTTTGTGTTTACTATATTCACACTCTGTCCAGTAAGTCCATATGAACACCTGTATTTTCTGTTATACATTATTCTGTACATATGAACATCTACATTAACCTGTCCTTACATTTTTAGGATGCACAGTATAGATAACATATGAATATGCACCTGGattattttgcattttgcaaTTGGAGAGGTGCTGTATAAGCTGCTGCAACAGTACAGGACTTCTTCCACTTCTGGGCTGAGGAGAGCATAAAGCAGGAACTGGAGTCAATCAAATCTGAATGGaatgaaaatatatttcaaatcaTCTCTAATTCCATACacaacaaaaatacatttgaaatatattttcatgatatattttttaaatgtaaatattcaAAATTGATCCACAAAGATATTGTTGACACTTACAATTTCAATATTtcaatatatttcaaaatatatttcaatatgtttttttctgtatgggtgtctgctcaTCTCCCGAGAGATTAAAGAAATACAGTAACAGCTCACAGAGGGAAACCCTTATGGAAGTACACAAAtactgcacaccacacacacacacacacacacactcacacacatacgcttaaaaacagatacacacactctctctctcaaacacacacacacacacacaagaattcTAGAGTGCCCAAACCTATGTTGGGCACCCACTCAGATTTCATGGCAATGCCAGAGCTttctcccaccccctcccccagcccACACCCCCAGCCGAGGTTCCAGAGGCCGGAATATTAATGACAGATCCTAGAACAGACCCATTCCCATGCTTGTCCACGGACCTACATTCCCGAGCCTTTCCACAGAATGTTCCTGTGTTTATGCTGACTGTGGAACAGTTCCTGCTCAAATTGGTCTGACTCTGAAAGCCAACtactggggttttttttgtgctcTGCAGGCATGACCTCACAGACAGCCCACAAATAGATCTTCACTATTTGGGcagctgtgtgtttttgagcaGGAGCAGGCCACTGTTTTTCCTCTTCTAATTAGCCTGCGCATTATCCTATCTTACGCATACATTTATATTGACATTTCGTTGACGTTTTGACGTTTCTTTTCCCTTCGTTTCACTGACTGTTAAAAACAAGCGTTTGGCGGGTGGCGTCCCTGGAGACAAGTCCTTTCTTTCTAGTGCGCACGTCTTCTCAATACCTGACTTGAACACGAGATGGCGGTGTTGACATAGGACGTGGGTGCGTGAAAGCTGCGACTTCTCCCAGGTGTGGCGCAGGAGGTGTACGATGCGGACGGAAGCCCTGTGTGCGAGAGGGTGTCTGTGGCTAGACTTCAACTATTTATActgaattaggcctacagtacacttGAGTGGAATAACAGGTTCTAAAATCAGGTGACTTCTGCCATGCATCTAATAGTTGCTATGTGTGGAGCAAGGTTATGAACGTGGTATTAATGGGGGCATGTGTATTTACTGAGCATTTGCCAAGTTTAAGGTTAAATAGTTTGGtgtaaaaaaaaggatttaGTTCATTAAAGCAAGAGTGAATAGGCTTCGAAATCAAACAGGCATTAAAACAACCTGCATACAATTAGCTGTGTTTCTGGCAgtcttacagtagcctacacaacgATTGTTTTGTGGGGATGTTTACTTTACAGTAACCtgtttttattcttattttgataTAAATTAGCAATATATCCCTTTGGGCAGAAACCAGGGCTACATCGAGTAGACCATCACACCTAGATGAGCAGGATCTGTACTCAATTTATTGGTCCTATTTGGTCTGGAAAGTCTTTTTTCAACTGCGTCAGTTCCATATTGAGCTTCCGTATAACCAGCCAGTGTGCTAAAGACAGTCTGCCGTCCTGCGTCTATAAATTTGTTCTTCCCGGCCGTGAGAATTCATACTATTTTAAGGCTTTGCAGCGCTGTTATTGCGAGTCGAGGTGCAGCGTTGGATCACGTCGGTGACGCAGACACGCTGCACCGGCTGTGATGGCGGATTGATATAACTTCAGACCCAACCGGGACACAGAAAGTCATTCTACATGACGGTCGCTACGGAGCCGCTGCACTGTTCTCGGCCACCTGTTAAAGGACGGGAGCTTCCCTCGTGTTGCGTGTGTGGAGCGCTTAGCCTACCACGAAATAGCATGTAGGAAAGAGTACGTCTCGACCACGGCTGCTTGAACAAGGCTAAAACAGATTGCAGACAAGTGCGAGCGAAACGCATGTGGACCAGCAAGTTAGCTGGGATAAATAGCAAAGCCTGAGCGAACCTGAAGACTGTCCCGTCAGGATTTAAGGCGCTTGAGGAAATAGCAATCCGGCAGGATGAAATTTGGAGAGCATATTTCCGCTCACATTACCCCGGAGTGGAGAAAACAATACATCCAATATGAGGTAGCCGATCATGTTATAGTCTAAATGTATTGTACggatgtgtgaatattttttatAATTGTTATTCTCGACACTTTTCATTTTAACAAAGCGCACAATAAATTTGAATTCAGTCATAGAGCATTCTATTACGGGGTTTTATCAAAATAAATGAATGCGTAAAACCTGTTTAGTGGCATGGACAACAGCTTGCATCCTTTTGGTCATTTAACTGTACGAGTTAAACGACATGAATTTATGAGTTATACTCATAAACGGAAAGAAAACATATGAAGTCTGTTGGCAAAACGAAAAGAAAGCGTTATTACTTCTGCTTAAGGAAATGGCTTTACTTAAACTTTGTGTTATAAACCGCAATAACATTTACGTTACTTGAGTCATTCATGCTTTCATAGTGTCTAGGTTGTTGGTAAAGCCTTTCAAATAGCTTTCGTCCACGTGTAGTCTGTTTTGTCGCGAAATCTGACATGTTAAGAAAAGGAAGCCCACGGAGGAGTCGCGGGCGGTAGTGGGTCAAGCTGTCAGTGCGAGTGGCCGGTGGAGCTCTTTGTCTAGCAGGCGCTAATTATTAGGGTGGGTCGCAATCTGACCCTTAACCGGGCAATTTGCATTTCACTATCAGCAAGTACGCTCAAATATaatctttatatatatatatatatatatatatatatatatatatatatag
This genomic interval carries:
- the LOC134102344 gene encoding polymeric immunoglobulin receptor-like, which gives rise to MATALCVLVCLLIGVQRLGGVKTLHKLSVQRGGSAVVPCHYDEKYVSQVKYWCRGYTWDTCRVLLRSSSVPSPPDTRVSISDDITQRVFTVTMRNLQDTDSDVYWCAVDITGPDDKAYLKITVTPGPPELYSESSVFSGPVGGVVLVRCFYGDRLRSGEKKWCRSGTSVCLTAGRTSRLYKYALDTDPRTGALSVTIRDLRPADQGWYWCTGGDTQLPVYVAVSTKTNTPTVTQREKTSTTHTTTAVQTARATLASEAPAPLQTSVEATPHATQTRIR